A region of Chitinophaga horti DNA encodes the following proteins:
- a CDS encoding ComEA family DNA-binding protein — translation MLKKFIRDYLDFSARERAGVLLLSFVILILYAVPYITPHFREVPAIDKAGFEQEMAALMAAPPVREAVFTPVAATRLSPTLFDPNTLLLEGWQRMGVKERTAKSILKFVSKGGRFRQAEDLQKIYTLDKATYEQLLPYVRIAEKRDTVFRQPFVARIGPQPIDVNVADSAAWEQLPGVGPGFARRIVRFRERLGGFYFMEQVRETYGLPDSVFNKIQPFLRIGSISLRKIDINHIDEKSLAQHPYIDTKLAAQLIRYRSVHGPFGAVEDLKKLPLVDDIIYRKIENYITIN, via the coding sequence ATGCTCAAAAAGTTCATCAGGGATTACCTTGACTTTTCCGCGCGCGAGCGTGCCGGCGTATTGCTGCTTTCTTTTGTTATACTGATACTGTATGCCGTTCCTTATATCACACCGCATTTTCGCGAAGTGCCTGCTATTGATAAAGCTGGTTTTGAGCAGGAGATGGCCGCGCTGATGGCCGCACCGCCCGTACGTGAAGCGGTATTTACACCGGTGGCAGCAACACGTTTATCACCCACCTTGTTCGATCCGAACACCTTATTACTGGAAGGCTGGCAGCGTATGGGCGTGAAGGAACGTACCGCGAAGTCGATCTTAAAGTTCGTGTCGAAAGGAGGCCGGTTCCGGCAGGCGGAGGACTTGCAAAAGATATACACGCTCGATAAAGCTACCTATGAGCAGCTGCTGCCTTACGTGCGTATCGCCGAAAAGAGGGATACGGTGTTTCGTCAACCCTTCGTCGCGCGCATTGGTCCGCAACCGATCGATGTAAACGTGGCCGACTCCGCAGCCTGGGAGCAGTTGCCAGGCGTCGGCCCGGGGTTTGCACGGAGGATCGTGCGCTTCCGGGAGCGGCTGGGCGGCTTCTATTTTATGGAGCAGGTAAGGGAAACCTATGGTCTGCCCGATTCGGTTTTTAATAAAATTCAACCTTTTCTCCGCATAGGTAGCATTTCTCTAAGAAAAATAGATATCAATCATATAGATGAGAAATCTTTAGCACAACATCCATACATCGACACGAAACTGGCGGCCCAGCTTATACGTTACCGTAGTGTTCACGGGCCTTTCGGGGCGGTGGAAGACCTGAAGAAGCTGCCATTGGTGGATGATATTATTTATCGTAAAATTGAAAATTACATCACGATCAATTAA
- a CDS encoding helix-turn-helix transcriptional regulator, translating to MTPQTTLPETANNIKTETAAPYAYLHAGTAHYKFFTEMALPARRPRPHYQLKQADIAAMHSVKAYVQQHFLDEDLSLKLLCQKFALNEFKLKKGFKMLFGQTVFGYAHQLKMQLSRDMLMSQHMNVNETAELLGYSTPNHFSAAFKKMYGFCPGRLLR from the coding sequence ATGACGCCCCAAACAACATTGCCTGAAACGGCCAACAACATCAAAACGGAAACAGCCGCTCCTTACGCTTACTTACATGCCGGCACCGCTCATTACAAGTTTTTTACTGAAATGGCCTTACCGGCCAGGCGCCCCCGCCCTCATTACCAGCTGAAGCAGGCCGACATTGCCGCCATGCACAGCGTGAAAGCATATGTTCAGCAACACTTCCTCGACGAGGACTTGAGCCTGAAATTGCTCTGCCAGAAGTTCGCGTTAAACGAGTTCAAACTGAAAAAAGGATTTAAGATGCTTTTCGGACAAACGGTATTCGGTTATGCGCACCAGCTGAAAATGCAATTGTCGCGCGATATGCTCATGAGCCAGCATATGAATGTAAACGAAACTGCGGAACTGTTAGGATACAGTACGCCTAATCACTTCTCGGCTGCATTTAAAAAGATGTATGGATTTTGCCCGGGGAGATTACTTCGGTAA
- a CDS encoding NADP-dependent glyceraldehyde-3-phosphate dehydrogenase codes for MEFEDQLSHIFPEANAIPEAFRLPAEMHQREYLAGGEMKPWNGDVHTVLSPICIQTPEGLQRKVIGSYPLCGQDEAMSALDDAEKAYNNGRGEWPTMSVAERIGRVEKFTGKMIEKKDEVVKLIMWEIGKSYADSVKEFDRTVEYIHATIDALKELDRKSSGFEQEQGIIGQIRRSPLGVVLCMGPFNYPLNETFTTLIPALIMGNTLLFKPPKHGTLLHYPLLEAFRTCFPKGVVNTIYGRGNVIIQPLMESGRINVLTLIGSSKVANQLKKMHPKVNRLRAILGLDAKNAAIITEKADIDLAVQECVLGSLSFNGQRCTAIKIIFVHRKVADQFLTKLSAAIEKLPFGMPWEKGVALTPLPEPQKPAYLQQVIEDAVQHGAKIVNKHGGATNESFVYPAVLYPVNSQMKLYSEEQFGPVIPVLPFDDIETPIEYLIESSHGQQVSLFSNNAAELASLIDPLVNQVSRVNINCQCQRGPDIFPFTGRKDSAEATLSVFDALRAFSIRSVVATKQTEQNKALINKIVSDQTSNFLSTKYIF; via the coding sequence ATGGAATTTGAAGACCAGTTAAGCCATATCTTCCCCGAAGCAAATGCTATCCCGGAAGCCTTTCGCTTACCCGCCGAAATGCACCAGCGCGAATACCTGGCCGGCGGCGAAATGAAACCCTGGAACGGCGATGTACACACGGTATTATCTCCCATCTGCATACAAACGCCGGAAGGCCTGCAAAGAAAGGTAATCGGCTCTTACCCGCTCTGTGGTCAGGACGAGGCCATGTCGGCCCTGGATGACGCCGAAAAGGCCTATAATAACGGTCGGGGCGAGTGGCCAACCATGTCGGTTGCCGAAAGGATAGGCCGCGTAGAGAAGTTCACCGGCAAAATGATCGAAAAGAAAGACGAGGTGGTAAAACTCATTATGTGGGAAATCGGTAAATCGTATGCCGACTCCGTAAAAGAGTTCGACCGCACCGTGGAATATATTCATGCTACCATCGATGCGCTCAAGGAGCTGGACCGCAAATCTTCCGGCTTCGAACAGGAGCAGGGCATTATTGGCCAGATCCGCCGTAGCCCTTTAGGCGTGGTGTTGTGTATGGGACCTTTCAACTACCCGCTCAACGAAACGTTTACCACGCTCATCCCCGCGCTGATCATGGGGAATACATTACTCTTCAAACCTCCTAAGCACGGTACGTTATTGCACTATCCGCTGCTGGAGGCGTTCCGCACCTGCTTCCCGAAAGGAGTGGTGAATACGATTTATGGTCGCGGTAACGTAATTATTCAGCCGCTGATGGAGTCCGGCCGCATCAACGTGTTGACATTGATCGGTTCCAGCAAAGTAGCGAATCAGCTTAAAAAGATGCACCCGAAGGTAAACCGCCTGCGCGCCATCCTGGGGCTGGATGCGAAGAATGCAGCGATCATTACTGAAAAGGCCGACATCGACCTGGCCGTGCAGGAATGTGTACTCGGCTCCCTGTCTTTCAACGGACAACGTTGCACCGCGATCAAAATCATTTTTGTGCATCGTAAGGTGGCCGACCAGTTCCTGACAAAGCTGTCTGCCGCGATCGAGAAGCTGCCCTTCGGCATGCCGTGGGAAAAAGGTGTAGCGCTTACTCCGCTGCCCGAACCGCAGAAGCCAGCCTACCTGCAACAGGTGATCGAAGATGCTGTGCAGCATGGCGCCAAAATCGTTAATAAACATGGCGGGGCGACCAATGAATCGTTCGTATATCCGGCGGTGTTGTACCCGGTGAACTCCCAAATGAAGTTGTATAGTGAGGAGCAATTTGGCCCGGTGATCCCGGTATTGCCTTTCGACGATATCGAAACGCCGATCGAATACCTGATCGAATCGAGTCATGGGCAGCAGGTGAGCTTGTTCTCGAACAATGCTGCCGAACTGGCCTCCCTCATCGATCCGCTGGTAAACCAGGTGAGCCGCGTGAACATCAATTGTCAGTGTCAACGCGGTCCGGATATCTTCCCTTTCACCGGTAGAAAGGACTCTGCAGAAGCCACTTTGTCAGTTTTTGACGCTTTAAGGGCATTTTCCATCCGTTCCGTAGTGGCTACGAAACAGACGGAACAGAACAAAGCGTTGATCAATAAAATCGTGTCGGATCAGACATCGAATTTCCTATCAACAAAGTATATATTCTAA
- a CDS encoding acyl-CoA dehydrogenase family protein has product MNFEPTEMQQQIAQMIRDFGKTHMLPHIMDWDENQTFPTDLFKRLGELGLMGVLVPEKYNGAGLGYLEYVTVVSEIAKICGAIGLSVAAHNSLCTGHILQFGNEEQKQRYLPKLATAEWIGAWGLTEPNTGSDAMNMKCVAKQDGDDWILNGTKSWITHGKSGDVAVVIARTGEVRDSHGMTAFVVERGTPGFSGGKKENKLGMRASETAEMIFDNCRVPAANVLGEVGDGFIQSMKVLDGGRISIAALSLGIAKGAFEAAAKYAQERHQFDKPIASFQGISFKLADMATEIEAAELLTMQAADMKNRKVPMTKEAAMAKYYASEVAVKTANEAVQVFGGYGYTKDFPVEKFYRDAKLCTIGEGTSEIQKIVIAREALKK; this is encoded by the coding sequence ATGAATTTTGAGCCTACGGAAATGCAACAACAGATCGCGCAGATGATTAGGGACTTTGGAAAAACACACATGTTGCCTCACATTATGGACTGGGACGAAAACCAGACTTTCCCCACCGACCTCTTTAAACGACTTGGCGAGCTTGGCCTGATGGGTGTATTGGTGCCCGAAAAGTACAATGGTGCCGGTCTTGGCTACCTCGAATACGTTACCGTTGTCAGCGAAATAGCCAAGATCTGCGGCGCCATCGGCCTCAGCGTAGCCGCTCATAACTCACTCTGCACAGGCCACATCCTGCAGTTCGGTAACGAAGAACAAAAGCAGCGTTATCTGCCTAAACTCGCCACTGCCGAATGGATCGGCGCCTGGGGACTTACAGAACCCAACACCGGCTCCGATGCGATGAATATGAAATGCGTGGCCAAACAAGATGGCGACGACTGGATACTCAACGGTACCAAATCCTGGATTACCCACGGTAAAAGCGGCGACGTAGCCGTAGTGATCGCCCGCACCGGCGAAGTGCGCGACAGTCACGGTATGACGGCCTTCGTCGTAGAACGCGGCACGCCCGGTTTCAGCGGCGGTAAAAAAGAGAATAAACTCGGTATGCGCGCCTCCGAAACGGCCGAAATGATATTCGATAACTGCCGCGTACCTGCCGCCAACGTGCTGGGCGAAGTAGGCGACGGCTTCATACAATCCATGAAAGTGCTGGACGGCGGCCGTATTTCCATCGCAGCCCTTTCGCTCGGCATTGCCAAAGGTGCGTTTGAAGCAGCCGCGAAGTATGCACAGGAGCGCCACCAGTTCGATAAGCCCATCGCCTCCTTCCAGGGTATTTCATTTAAACTGGCGGATATGGCGACCGAAATTGAAGCGGCGGAGCTGCTTACCATGCAGGCAGCCGATATGAAGAACCGGAAAGTGCCGATGACCAAAGAGGCGGCCATGGCGAAGTACTATGCTTCCGAAGTGGCGGTTAAAACAGCCAATGAGGCGGTACAGGTATTTGGCGGATATGGTTATACAAAAGACTTCCCGGTAGAGAAGTTTTACCGCGATGCGAAGCTTTGTACCATCGGCGAAGGCACATCCGAAATACAAAAAATCGTAATTGCAAGAGAGGCGCTGAAGAAATAG
- a CDS encoding MBL fold metallo-hydrolase has protein sequence MSIINVTFLGTGTSQGVPVIACPCEVCASLNPKDNRLRSSILVQSEAGNIVVDTTPDFRYQMLRAHMKHLECVLVTHSHKDHIAGMDDIRAFNYFQNRPIDIYASDFTQNVIIREFSYAFADFKYPGIPEINLRTIPDEPFEINGLHITPINVMHHKMPVTGFRFGDFTYITDANYIAPEEKEKIRGSKVLVLNALRHEKHISHFTLNEAIEIGRELEVPQLYLTHISHQLGMHDEVSKELPEGVALAFDGLQIEI, from the coding sequence GTGAGCATTATCAACGTAACATTTTTAGGAACAGGAACATCGCAGGGCGTGCCGGTCATCGCCTGCCCGTGCGAGGTGTGCGCCTCCCTTAATCCAAAGGATAACCGGCTGCGCAGCAGTATTCTCGTACAATCCGAAGCGGGAAATATCGTGGTGGATACTACGCCCGACTTCCGTTACCAGATGTTACGCGCCCACATGAAACACCTCGAATGTGTGCTGGTGACCCACAGCCATAAAGACCATATCGCCGGCATGGACGACATCCGCGCGTTCAACTACTTTCAGAACCGCCCTATTGATATTTACGCCAGCGACTTTACACAGAATGTGATCATCCGCGAGTTCTCTTATGCTTTTGCGGACTTTAAATACCCGGGCATACCCGAAATTAACCTGCGTACCATACCGGACGAGCCGTTTGAGATCAATGGCCTGCACATCACCCCGATTAATGTGATGCACCACAAAATGCCGGTTACCGGTTTCCGCTTTGGCGACTTTACTTACATTACCGATGCGAACTATATCGCGCCGGAAGAAAAAGAAAAGATCCGCGGTTCAAAGGTGCTCGTGTTAAATGCATTACGTCACGAAAAACATATCTCCCACTTTACCTTGAACGAGGCCATCGAGATCGGCCGCGAGCTGGAAGTGCCGCAGTTATACCTCACTCACATCAGCCACCAGCTTGGTATGCACGACGAAGTAAGTAAGGAATTGCCCGAAGGTGTGGCGCTTGCGTTCGACGGTTTACAAATCGAAATTTAG